A genomic region of Zea mays cultivar B73 chromosome 6, Zm-B73-REFERENCE-NAM-5.0, whole genome shotgun sequence contains the following coding sequences:
- the LOC103629798 gene encoding F-box/kelch-repeat protein At1g80440-like, with the protein MGDLIPGLPDEVARECLVRVGFDQLPVVRRISRQWKSEVESPDYHRQRRAEGLARPVLALVQAQPTAPPDDDDDAGPAHKRSTAANSYRLVLLEPAEGRWTPLPPPPGPSQSLPLFCQVAAAVDGGGQGRKRLLVVVGGWDPETWAPTDAVLVYDFLSGAWRRGAPMPGPRRSFFACAAVGGAVYVAGGHDAEKNALRSALAYDPGADAWAGLPDMAEERDEPRGLCVAGRFVVVGGYPTRAQGRFVASAESFDPAAAASPAWGWAPVHDRLLPEDGACPRTCCAAPRSVGRMYMLRDGHLVARDGAAAWRPVARVPDDALTAPAVSAFPDGRVVVVGSGCHGGDQTVYVLREEGGRPASWSRAPPPPPEFAGHVQASCFLEL; encoded by the coding sequence ATGGGCGACCTGATCCCTGGGCTGCCGGATGAAGTGGCCAGGGAGTGCCTCGTCCGGGTGGGCTTCGACCAGCTGCCGGTGGTGCGCCGCATCTCGCGCCAGTGGAAGTCGGAGGTGGAGTCGCCGGACTACCACCGCCAGCGCCGGGCGGAGGGGCTGGCGCGCCCGGTGCTCGCGCTGGTCCAGGCGCAGCCGACAGCGCCgccggatgacgacgacgacgccggccCCGCGCACAAGCGCTCGACGGCGGCCAACTCGTACCGGCTGGTGCTGCTGGAACCGGCCGAGGGACGGTGGAcgccgctgccgcccccgccTGGGCCAAGCCAGAGCCTGCCTCTGTTCTGCCAGGTGGCCGCCGCCGTGGACGGCGGCGGGCAGGGGAGGAAGAGGCTGCTGGTGGTGGTCGGCGGCTGGGACCCGGAGACGTGGGCGCCGACGGACGCGGTGCTCGTCTACGACTTCCTGTCGGGCGCGTGGCGGCGCGGCGCGCCCATGCCCGGCCCGCGCAGGTCCTTCTTCGCCTGCGCGGCCGTGGGCGGCGCCGTGTACGTGGCCGGCGGCCACGACGCCGAGAAGAACGCGCTGCGCTCGGCGCTGGCCTACGACCCGGGCGCCGACGCGTGGGCGGGGCTCCCGGACATGGCGGAGGAGCGCGACGAGCCGCGCGGGCTCTGCGTCGCCGGACGCTTCGTCGTCGTCGGCGGGTACCCGACGCGGGCGCAGGGCCGCTTCGTCGCCTCCGCGGAGTCCTTcgacccggcggcggcggcgtcgccCGCCTGGGGCTGGGCGCCCGTCCACGACCGCCTGCTGCCCGAGGACGGCGCGTGCCCGAGGACCTGCTGCGCCGCGCCGCGGTCCGTCGGCCGCATGTACATGCTCCGCGACGGGCACCTCGTGGCGCGCGACGGCGCCGCGGCGTGGCGCCCCGTGGCGCGGGTGCCAGACGACGCGCTCACCGCGCCGGCCGTCTCCGCCTTCCCTGACGGCCGCGTCGTGGTCGTTGGGTCCGGGTGCCACGGCGGGGACCAGACCGTGTACGTGCTCCGCGAGGAGGGCGGGAGACCTGCGTCCTggtcgcgcgcgccgccgccgccgccggagtTCGCCGGGCACGTGCAGGCCTCCTGCTTCCTTGAACTCTGA